In the genome of Dickeya fangzhongdai, one region contains:
- a CDS encoding MATE family efflux transporter — translation MMTKLLPNVNRSHEPTARQLTTDMLAGPILPVMLRLALPTVAVMVVQTLVGVIETYFVSSLGADVLAGVAVVFPVLMLMQMMTNGGIGGGLSSAVARASGAGQWQDAQALVWHGVIIAGVMGAAFAALVLIGGNTLYHLMGVKGPALAAAVTYSSVVFAGAPLIWVVALLSAALRGAGDTKTPARITLLGAAILLPLSPALILGWGPIPSFGVAGAGLAILVYYLFATLLLAKHMRSAKSVIRLSTAPLRSRLFKDILGVGLLSAIGTVQINLTVAVVTAAVGRFGPDAIAGYGIASRLDYLQIPLLFGLGTAIMTMVGVNLGAKQVRRAQRIAWVGAAVAFTFTELIGLGVAAYPHLWLTLFSADQPIVTAGTRYLQNVAPFYGAIGIGMALYFAGQGAKRVLWPVLAGTARMAIAALVGWLAVTQFDADLSSLFKIVALSAFVYGAITVAASLGIGRSNRLAISTGA, via the coding sequence ATGATGACTAAGTTATTACCGAACGTAAACCGAAGCCATGAGCCGACCGCAAGACAATTGACCACGGATATGCTGGCCGGACCCATCCTGCCGGTCATGCTTCGTCTGGCGTTGCCGACGGTTGCGGTTATGGTGGTGCAGACGCTGGTAGGCGTGATAGAAACCTACTTCGTGAGTTCGCTTGGAGCTGATGTTCTGGCTGGGGTGGCTGTTGTATTTCCCGTGCTGATGCTGATGCAAATGATGACGAACGGCGGCATTGGCGGCGGATTATCATCGGCGGTGGCGCGGGCATCCGGCGCGGGTCAATGGCAGGATGCTCAGGCGCTGGTGTGGCATGGCGTTATTATTGCTGGTGTTATGGGAGCCGCCTTTGCCGCCCTTGTCCTCATTGGCGGTAATACCTTGTATCACTTGATGGGCGTTAAAGGGCCAGCGCTTGCGGCGGCGGTTACCTATTCGAGCGTTGTCTTTGCAGGGGCGCCGCTGATCTGGGTAGTTGCGTTGTTGTCAGCCGCGCTACGTGGAGCGGGCGATACTAAGACTCCTGCGCGTATCACCCTGTTGGGTGCCGCGATCCTACTGCCTTTGTCACCAGCCTTGATTTTAGGGTGGGGGCCAATACCATCATTTGGCGTCGCCGGGGCTGGCCTGGCGATTCTGGTCTATTACCTCTTCGCCACCCTATTGCTGGCAAAGCACATGCGGTCAGCTAAAAGCGTTATCAGGCTATCAACGGCGCCGCTGCGCTCACGGTTGTTCAAGGATATTCTTGGCGTTGGTCTGCTATCCGCTATCGGTACCGTGCAAATCAATTTGACCGTTGCCGTAGTGACCGCCGCGGTAGGTCGGTTTGGACCTGATGCTATTGCCGGGTATGGCATCGCCTCAAGGCTGGATTATCTACAAATCCCTCTGCTGTTTGGTCTTGGTACGGCCATCATGACCATGGTCGGCGTCAATCTTGGAGCGAAGCAAGTGCGACGCGCGCAACGCATTGCCTGGGTTGGCGCAGCCGTCGCGTTTACGTTTACGGAGCTAATCGGACTTGGCGTGGCGGCCTATCCACACCTCTGGCTCACTCTTTTTAGCGCAGATCAGCCCATCGTGACGGCGGGAACCCGCTACCTACAGAACGTAGCGCCGTTCTATGGCGCTATAGGCATCGGCATGGCACTCTATTTCGCCGGTCAAGGTGCGAAACGCGTGCTCTGGCCCGTATTAGCCGGAACCGCACGCATGGCTATCGCGGCTTTGGTGGGATGGCTGGCTGTTACACAGTTTGATGCTGACTTGTCATCGCTTTTCAAGATCGTCGCGCTGAGTGCTTTTGTTTATGGCGCCATAACTGTAGCGGCCAGCTTAGGCATTGGACGGTCAAACCGTTTGGCCATATCGACTGGGGCTTGA
- a CDS encoding TetR/AcrR family transcriptional regulator yields MSKENPYPVSNRGPADHDVRDQIVSAATEHFSRYGYEKTTVSDLAKAIGFSKAYIYKFFSSKQVIGEMICANCLREIEAEVRAAVEEAGRPPEKLRRMFKAIVEASLRLFFKDRKLYEIAASAATERWQAARAYEERIQILLQDILQEGRKSGDFERKTPLDETTAAIYLVMRPYLNPLILQHSFDHTDEAPAQLSSLILRSLSP; encoded by the coding sequence ATGAGTAAAGAAAACCCTTATCCCGTTTCGAACCGGGGCCCGGCTGACCATGATGTTCGAGATCAAATAGTTAGCGCAGCGACCGAACACTTCAGCCGGTATGGCTACGAAAAGACCACCGTTTCTGACCTCGCCAAAGCCATCGGTTTTTCCAAGGCCTATATTTATAAGTTCTTCTCATCTAAGCAGGTGATTGGTGAGATGATTTGCGCCAACTGCCTGCGAGAGATCGAAGCTGAAGTGCGTGCTGCTGTTGAGGAAGCCGGGCGGCCGCCGGAGAAGTTGCGGCGGATGTTTAAGGCCATCGTTGAAGCGAGCCTTCGTTTGTTCTTCAAGGATCGAAAGCTTTATGAAATTGCAGCTTCGGCCGCAACCGAACGCTGGCAGGCAGCACGCGCCTATGAGGAACGCATCCAGATATTACTGCAGGACATCTTGCAGGAAGGTCGGAAGAGCGGGGATTTTGAACGCAAGACCCCTCTTGATGAAACGACAGCAGCGATTTATCTCGTCATGCGACCTTATCTTAATCCACTGATTTTGCAGCATAGTTTTGACCACACCGATGAGGCGCCGGCGCAATTGTCCAGCCTGATACTCCGCAGCTTATCGCCATAG
- a CDS encoding TolC family protein: MIRTVAFVLLLLVGLDASAALTDRLLPSQATRAGSSTLSPNAQIIDLTLSDAIYLGLRDNRAIRSAYLDRVAQKFDLLVAEDRFTPKLVLSGSYLAARNQDDRYRQGEIAPTTTLLTPYGTRVSLAWTHRSTLADEAGRTRNDGATITVIQPLLRGAGKEIATAPVRLAKLSEQINRLTLKATVARTITQVIMAYRALLQAQEQLNIADEALARSRQLLEVNRSLIAAGRMAEFEIIQTEADVATQELSREEAINQLDVSRLALLQLLALDLRTPVRATERLQASRVDVSPAAALSQAEALQPAYLTQLIVDKQADISLAVARNDRLWDVSLVGGTSQLRDRNSAVGGSRNWENYVGVQVDIPIGDMSQQQAEVQARVNVQNQRIQLAESRQQLERDVTNAVRDIGTRWRQFEIAQRARDLSRRKLDIEREKLTAGRSSNFQVLSFETDLRNAENARLSALITYLNTQADLDQTLGTTLQSWDISLND, translated from the coding sequence ATGATTAGAACGGTTGCCTTCGTCCTGTTGCTGCTGGTTGGGCTGGATGCGTCCGCCGCGCTGACCGACCGCCTGCTGCCTTCTCAGGCGACCCGTGCGGGCAGCAGCACCTTGTCTCCCAACGCGCAGATTATCGATCTGACGCTAAGCGACGCTATCTATCTTGGCTTGCGCGATAACCGCGCCATTCGTAGCGCCTATCTGGATCGCGTCGCGCAGAAATTCGACCTGCTGGTGGCCGAAGACCGCTTTACTCCCAAGCTGGTGTTGAGCGGCAGCTATCTGGCGGCGCGCAATCAGGATGACCGCTACCGTCAGGGCGAAATCGCGCCCACCACCACGCTGCTGACGCCTTATGGCACCCGCGTGAGTCTGGCCTGGACGCACCGCTCCACGCTGGCGGATGAAGCCGGTCGTACCCGCAATGACGGCGCCACGATCACGGTTATCCAGCCGTTGCTGCGCGGTGCAGGTAAAGAGATCGCCACCGCGCCGGTGCGGCTGGCAAAGCTGTCCGAGCAGATCAACCGGCTGACGCTGAAGGCCACCGTCGCCCGGACTATTACCCAAGTCATCATGGCCTATCGGGCGTTGCTGCAGGCGCAGGAGCAATTGAACATTGCCGATGAAGCGCTGGCGCGTTCACGCCAGTTGCTGGAGGTCAACCGCTCTCTGATCGCCGCCGGGCGCATGGCCGAATTCGAAATCATCCAGACGGAAGCGGATGTCGCGACTCAGGAGCTGTCCCGTGAAGAAGCGATCAATCAGCTTGACGTCAGCCGCCTGGCGCTGCTGCAACTGCTGGCGCTGGATTTGCGCACGCCTGTCCGCGCGACCGAGCGGTTGCAGGCCAGCCGCGTCGACGTCAGCCCCGCCGCCGCGTTGTCTCAGGCCGAGGCGCTGCAACCCGCCTACCTTACGCAACTGATCGTCGATAAACAGGCCGACATTAGTCTGGCGGTGGCGCGCAATGACCGCCTGTGGGATGTGTCGCTGGTAGGGGGAACCAGCCAGCTGCGCGATCGCAACAGCGCGGTGGGCGGGTCGCGCAACTGGGAGAACTATGTCGGCGTGCAGGTGGACATTCCCATCGGCGATATGAGTCAGCAGCAGGCGGAGGTGCAGGCGCGGGTTAACGTGCAGAATCAACGCATTCAGCTCGCCGAAAGCCGCCAGCAACTGGAGCGCGACGTCACCAACGCCGTGCGCGATATCGGCACCCGCTGGCGCCAGTTTGAGATAGCCCAGCGCGCGCGGGATCTTTCGCGTCGCAAGCTGGATATCGAACGGGAAAAACTCACCGCCGGGCGCTCCAGCAACTTTCAGGTGCTGAGTTTTGAAACCGATCTGCGTAACGCCGAAAACGCCCGGCTCAGCGCCCTGATTACCTATCTCAACACCCAGGCCGATCTGGATCAAACGCTGGGTACGACGCTGCAAAGCTGGGATATCTCACTCAATGATTAA
- a CDS encoding efflux RND transporter periplasmic adaptor subunit, giving the protein MINLSRYRQRPLRRRLALMVALALGVAATIWTFWPPATSAMPQTQWLRVEPQVLENRLGLTGRIQAAATLTLSAPFDGMIKDVLVNEGQRVEAGQPLLTLDTGLLDIQLRQALADLLKAQRTVQDMQHWEQGQDVARARRTLNNARISLTNTEANLKDTRTLFERGIVARMEVDALAQQAQAQRLDLSAAQEELQAALDRGRGENRQIAEMELANAQSRHQTLMAMQAQQVVRAPFAGVLVRPAAPETDKRQPLQPGMRANQGMPLFGLINPDRLQVVASLEEADLHQLHEGMAVEISGDGFAGLTLNGHIQTIGIEGRAGDMAAASARYDVLVTLATPPAEQRQRLRLGMSARLSVVTYRNEHGIAVPVEALHTDEAGNSYVLFRQDADSVPQQRAVVPGVAVPQGVEVKGLPDGPGYVEITNSSGAAE; this is encoded by the coding sequence ATGATTAATCTTTCACGATACCGGCAACGCCCGCTGCGCCGGCGCCTGGCGCTGATGGTCGCCCTCGCGCTGGGCGTGGCGGCGACTATCTGGACGTTCTGGCCGCCGGCGACCAGCGCCATGCCGCAGACGCAATGGCTACGCGTTGAACCGCAGGTGCTGGAAAACCGTCTGGGGTTGACCGGGCGGATTCAGGCCGCCGCCACGTTGACGCTCTCCGCGCCGTTTGACGGCATGATCAAAGACGTGCTGGTCAATGAAGGGCAACGGGTGGAAGCAGGCCAGCCGTTGCTGACGCTGGATACCGGCCTGCTGGATATCCAACTGCGTCAGGCGCTGGCCGACTTGCTAAAAGCGCAGCGCACAGTGCAGGACATGCAGCACTGGGAACAAGGTCAGGATGTGGCGCGGGCGCGACGTACCCTGAATAACGCGCGTATCAGCCTGACGAACACCGAGGCCAACCTGAAAGATACCCGCACCCTGTTTGAGCGCGGCATCGTCGCCAGAATGGAAGTCGATGCGCTGGCTCAACAGGCTCAGGCGCAACGGCTCGATCTGTCCGCCGCGCAGGAGGAATTGCAGGCGGCGCTGGACCGGGGGCGTGGCGAAAACCGTCAGATCGCCGAGATGGAACTGGCTAACGCTCAGTCGCGCCATCAAACGCTGATGGCGATGCAGGCGCAGCAGGTGGTGCGTGCGCCGTTTGCGGGCGTACTGGTGCGCCCCGCCGCGCCGGAAACCGATAAACGCCAGCCATTGCAGCCGGGGATGCGGGCCAATCAGGGGATGCCGCTGTTCGGGCTGATCAATCCTGATCGCCTACAGGTCGTAGCCAGTCTCGAAGAGGCCGACCTGCATCAGTTGCACGAAGGGATGGCGGTGGAGATCAGCGGCGACGGTTTTGCCGGGCTGACGCTGAACGGCCATATCCAGACCATCGGTATTGAAGGGCGCGCTGGCGACATGGCCGCCGCCAGCGCCCGCTACGATGTGCTGGTTACTCTTGCTACTCCGCCGGCGGAACAGCGCCAGCGTCTGCGGCTGGGGATGAGCGCCCGGCTGTCGGTGGTCACGTATCGTAATGAGCACGGCATCGCCGTTCCCGTCGAGGCATTGCACACGGACGAGGCCGGCAACAGCTATGTTCTCTTCCGTCAGGATGCCGACAGCGTGCCGCAGCAACGTGCGGTGGTGCCGGGCGTGGCGGTGCCGCAAGGCGTGGAAGTGAAGGGTCTGCCTGACGGACCAGGGTACGTCGAAATCACGAACAGCAGCGGCGCTGCTGAATGA
- a CDS encoding glycoside hydrolase domain-containing protein, with product MPTYFAGFDSSTFPGNELMGWFQENTNLTWCGYYLAAAPSHEDTSWMGQRATLQSDGWGLAPIYVGQQVTGPGSHEVTPSQGSEDGQHTVQLMNSEGFPANSWVYLDLENGPPYPTAQSGYVQAWASAVQTGGYLAGIYCSHDLAAAVQQQLPASRIWAFRVNTTEQEPFPGTDFPTVAPDGCGYPEATMWQLRQNCVVTAGDDACSLTVDLSSSTVKDPSC from the coding sequence ATGCCGACATATTTCGCTGGGTTTGATTCTTCTACATTCCCCGGTAATGAACTGATGGGCTGGTTCCAAGAAAATACCAACCTGACATGGTGTGGGTATTATCTTGCCGCAGCGCCGAGCCATGAAGATACGAGCTGGATGGGACAACGAGCAACCCTGCAGTCTGACGGCTGGGGATTAGCGCCAATATACGTTGGGCAGCAAGTCACCGGTCCGGGTTCTCATGAAGTAACGCCGTCGCAGGGTTCAGAAGACGGCCAACACACGGTGCAACTCATGAATAGCGAGGGCTTTCCCGCCAACAGTTGGGTCTATCTGGATCTCGAAAATGGCCCGCCTTACCCAACTGCGCAATCCGGCTATGTACAGGCGTGGGCAAGCGCGGTGCAAACCGGAGGATATCTCGCAGGAATTTACTGCTCTCATGACCTGGCTGCCGCGGTACAACAACAATTACCTGCCAGCCGTATCTGGGCATTCAGGGTAAACACAACCGAACAGGAACCCTTTCCTGGCACAGATTTTCCGACGGTAGCGCCGGATGGGTGTGGATATCCGGAAGCCACAATGTGGCAACTGCGACAAAACTGTGTAGTTACCGCTGGTGATGACGCCTGTTCTCTGACGGTGGACCTCAGCAGCAGTACGGTTAAGGATCCTTCCTGCTAA
- a CDS encoding efflux transporter outer membrane subunit, with protein sequence MLPKPPFIVLIVAGLLAGCAVGPDYNRPDTPMQEKYLGQAAVNQRHTATRAELLTWWEGFGDPQLTRFVTLAQEQNLDLAQASARVLQARAGLGAANAALLPSGNISGQASRAYQSVETPLGKVLNSTPNFDRYGNAYEANLGASWELDVFGGLRRGREAALAEYQASEAGAVATRLAVAAQTADIYITIRGLQARLNVARRQVQTEQELLSTVNRLYDQGLAAELQVRQTEGVLAQVQASVPVLQTALDAAMNALDVMLGSVPGTHRAALADAGSIPAAPQIAATGSPGELLRRRPDLIVAERRLAASNARIGVAVAEYYPKFSLSGLLGSTTTVSSGNLFTGGASQSSGVIGLRWRLFDFGRINAQINQAKGQEAEMLAAYRLAVLRAAEDVENAFSALVNHEEQARVLMRGVDSLSRARDAAFTAYRHGTLSLIEVLQADENMLRASDAQLQAQTESARAAVAAFKALGGGWQPGETGTVAPGQRGHNGV encoded by the coding sequence ATGTTACCCAAGCCTCCTTTTATCGTACTTATCGTGGCTGGTCTGTTAGCCGGTTGCGCCGTCGGCCCTGATTACAACCGGCCCGATACGCCAATGCAGGAAAAATACCTTGGTCAGGCGGCAGTCAATCAACGACATACTGCCACCCGTGCTGAGCTTCTTACATGGTGGGAGGGATTCGGCGATCCGCAATTAACCCGATTTGTCACCCTCGCGCAGGAACAGAATCTCGATCTCGCGCAGGCATCCGCACGGGTGCTGCAGGCTCGTGCCGGTCTTGGTGCGGCGAATGCCGCACTACTGCCTTCCGGCAATATTTCCGGTCAGGCGAGCAGAGCTTACCAGTCTGTCGAAACCCCGTTGGGGAAAGTATTGAATTCGACACCTAATTTTGACCGCTACGGCAATGCTTACGAGGCCAATCTCGGCGCCAGTTGGGAACTGGATGTGTTCGGCGGTTTGCGCCGTGGACGAGAAGCCGCACTCGCTGAGTATCAGGCATCTGAAGCGGGGGCGGTAGCAACGCGTCTGGCGGTAGCCGCACAGACCGCCGACATCTACATCACCATTCGTGGATTGCAGGCTCGTCTGAACGTTGCCCGTCGGCAAGTACAGACGGAACAGGAACTGCTCTCGACCGTTAATCGCTTGTATGACCAGGGGCTGGCGGCGGAACTTCAGGTGAGGCAAACCGAAGGCGTACTGGCGCAGGTGCAAGCATCGGTACCCGTTTTACAAACGGCGCTGGATGCGGCCATGAACGCACTGGATGTGATGCTGGGTTCTGTACCCGGTACGCACCGGGCAGCGCTGGCTGACGCGGGATCCATTCCAGCCGCTCCGCAAATCGCCGCGACCGGATCGCCGGGCGAGCTGCTTCGGCGCCGGCCAGACCTGATCGTGGCTGAACGTCGCTTAGCCGCATCCAACGCGCGTATTGGCGTCGCCGTTGCCGAATATTACCCCAAATTTTCCCTGAGTGGGCTGCTTGGCAGCACGACGACGGTATCCAGCGGCAACCTGTTTACCGGTGGCGCGAGCCAATCGTCCGGTGTGATAGGCCTGCGCTGGCGGCTATTCGACTTTGGCCGCATCAACGCACAGATCAACCAGGCCAAAGGCCAGGAAGCCGAGATGCTGGCAGCCTATCGGCTGGCGGTACTACGGGCCGCTGAAGATGTGGAAAACGCCTTCTCGGCGCTGGTTAACCATGAAGAGCAAGCCCGTGTGCTTATGCGAGGAGTTGACTCATTGAGCCGGGCGCGGGATGCCGCGTTTACGGCTTATCGGCATGGCACCCTCAGCCTGATAGAGGTGCTGCAAGCCGACGAAAATATGCTGCGGGCTTCCGATGCGCAACTGCAGGCACAAACCGAATCCGCACGCGCGGCGGTAGCGGCTTTCAAAGCGCTCGGCGGCGGCTGGCAACCCGGTGAAACGGGAACGGTCGCGCCCGGTCAGCGCGGCCATAACGGCGTTTAA
- a CDS encoding GTPase has translation MKLSDLGDRICIMGPSNSGKSTLANAISQKRNLEVIHLDQLFHVPHSNWQERPLNEFMLLHELAINKESWVIDGNYKRCLPQRLSRATGLILLDVSTLSSLLRYVNRTLFQYKRYGGLEGGQDRLNWKMFHHIAAVTPKNRKHYAELFDTLTIPKIKLTSINDINKQFDEWELTR, from the coding sequence ATGAAGCTTTCAGATTTAGGAGACAGAATTTGCATTATGGGGCCGTCAAACAGCGGCAAATCTACCCTTGCTAATGCGATTTCGCAGAAACGTAATCTGGAAGTGATCCATCTGGACCAACTTTTTCATGTCCCCCATTCAAACTGGCAAGAACGCCCTCTGAATGAGTTTATGTTATTGCATGAGCTGGCAATAAATAAGGAAAGCTGGGTCATCGATGGCAATTACAAAAGATGCCTGCCGCAGCGTTTGTCCCGCGCCACGGGACTGATTCTGCTGGATGTCTCTACGCTGTCGAGCTTGCTGCGTTATGTAAACCGGACGCTATTTCAATATAAGCGCTATGGTGGTCTGGAAGGGGGGCAAGACCGGCTTAACTGGAAAATGTTCCATCATATTGCTGCCGTCACGCCTAAAAACCGAAAACACTATGCTGAACTCTTTGACACGTTGACCATACCAAAAATCAAACTGACCTCGATTAACGACATTAATAAACAGTTTGATGAATGGGAGCTCACGAGATAG
- a CDS encoding efflux RND transporter periplasmic adaptor subunit: protein MARRRFLSFAVICTLPLALAACGEKAPSDPRTEAPLVRAAIVRGAGIESRSFTGTVAARIESELGFRVSGKVLERLVDTGQAVKRGQPLMRLDPVDLDLAARAQQEAVAAARARALQTAEDEARYRGLRGTGAISASAYDQVKAAADAAKAQLSAAQAQADVARNASRYAVLIADGDGIVMDTLAEPGQVVNAGQTVVRLAQAGQREAVIQLPETLRPSLGSTGLATRFGKAGNGSPATLRQLSNTADKLTRTFEARYVLQGELADAPLGTTVTIQVPEEQASTQDSLQVPIGSLFDAGKGPGVWVIRGEPATVTWRPVAVQHMGDDDIRLTGQIQQGERIVALGAHLLREGEAVRVAEVAATTVAGGRP from the coding sequence ATGGCTCGTCGCCGCTTCCTTTCATTTGCAGTCATCTGCACATTGCCGCTCGCCCTGGCCGCTTGCGGTGAAAAAGCACCATCCGATCCACGTACTGAAGCACCGCTGGTGCGCGCCGCAATCGTCCGGGGAGCAGGGATTGAATCACGATCTTTCACGGGGACTGTGGCTGCCCGGATAGAGAGTGAGCTGGGATTTCGTGTCTCCGGCAAAGTGCTGGAGCGGCTGGTGGATACGGGGCAAGCGGTCAAACGTGGTCAGCCGCTCATGCGTCTTGACCCTGTCGATCTGGATCTCGCCGCGCGTGCGCAGCAGGAGGCGGTAGCCGCCGCCCGTGCGCGAGCGCTGCAAACTGCCGAAGATGAAGCCCGTTATCGCGGCCTGCGCGGAACCGGGGCGATATCGGCATCAGCCTATGACCAGGTGAAAGCGGCGGCAGATGCGGCCAAAGCCCAGCTCAGTGCGGCACAAGCGCAGGCCGACGTTGCCCGCAATGCCAGCCGCTATGCCGTCCTGATCGCCGATGGTGATGGCATCGTCATGGACACGCTGGCCGAGCCGGGCCAGGTGGTCAATGCCGGGCAGACTGTGGTTCGCCTGGCTCAGGCTGGGCAGCGTGAAGCGGTTATTCAGTTACCGGAAACGTTGCGCCCCTCGCTCGGATCAACCGGGCTGGCGACACGTTTCGGCAAAGCAGGCAACGGCAGTCCGGCCACCCTGCGACAACTCTCCAACACGGCAGACAAGCTGACGCGCACATTCGAAGCGCGCTATGTACTGCAAGGTGAACTGGCCGACGCCCCGTTGGGAACAACGGTTACGATCCAGGTACCAGAAGAACAGGCCTCCACACAAGATAGCTTGCAGGTGCCGATAGGTTCCTTATTTGACGCCGGCAAAGGGCCGGGCGTATGGGTCATTCGTGGTGAACCGGCGACGGTAACCTGGCGTCCGGTAGCCGTCCAGCACATGGGGGACGACGACATCCGACTCACTGGGCAGATACAGCAGGGTGAACGGATAGTTGCGCTCGGCGCACATCTGCTGCGCGAAGGTGAAGCGGTGCGGGTCGCTGAGGTTGCCGCTACGACTGTTGCTGGAGGTCGCCCGTGA
- a CDS encoding linear amide C-N hydrolase produces MKRNNKRVNSVACIISLGALILSSSVTFACTRLVYLGDNNETITARSMDWKKDVGTNLWVFPRELPRSGEAGQHSLKWVSKYGSVIASAYDISTTDGINEKGLAANLLWLVESKYPTTAPTAEKPGLSIAAWAQYVLDNFATVDEAVQALKQDKFTLVTANVPDEERLATLHLSLSDASGDSAIIEYIDGKQVIHHSREYQVMTNSPVFNQQLALNAYWKEIGGSVMLPGTNRAADRFVRASFYVDNIAKNEGHDKALASAFSVIRNVSVPYGYTLKNESDKPNKLDKLNKPAGPNEPDQPNIASTRWRSVIDHKSMQYFFESALSPNIFWVDLKKIDFSPRDGSAMKLDLGPNQSTIYSGQVSEQFKKAEPFKFAGI; encoded by the coding sequence ATGAAGAGAAATAATAAGCGAGTTAACTCTGTTGCTTGCATTATATCGCTGGGCGCATTAATACTTAGCTCATCCGTAACGTTTGCCTGCACACGGCTAGTTTATCTGGGTGATAATAATGAAACGATCACCGCTCGCTCGATGGACTGGAAAAAAGATGTGGGAACAAACTTATGGGTATTCCCACGCGAGTTACCTCGTTCTGGCGAAGCGGGACAGCACTCGCTTAAGTGGGTGTCTAAATATGGCAGCGTCATCGCATCGGCTTACGATATCTCGACAACAGATGGCATCAATGAAAAAGGGTTAGCCGCCAATTTGCTGTGGCTGGTAGAATCAAAATATCCCACTACTGCGCCTACCGCTGAAAAACCGGGGCTAAGTATCGCCGCCTGGGCGCAATATGTGCTGGATAACTTCGCCACCGTCGATGAGGCGGTTCAGGCGCTAAAGCAGGATAAATTTACGCTGGTCACCGCCAATGTTCCTGACGAAGAACGGCTGGCAACGCTGCATTTGTCATTATCCGATGCATCCGGCGATAGTGCGATTATTGAATATATCGACGGCAAACAGGTCATTCACCATAGCCGGGAGTATCAGGTAATGACCAATTCGCCGGTTTTCAACCAGCAATTGGCGCTCAATGCCTACTGGAAAGAAATAGGTGGAAGCGTCATGTTGCCGGGCACGAATCGGGCGGCGGATCGTTTTGTGCGCGCCTCATTCTATGTGGATAATATTGCCAAAAATGAAGGGCATGATAAAGCTTTAGCCAGTGCATTCAGTGTGATACGTAATGTTTCCGTTCCCTACGGTTATACTCTGAAGAATGAATCGGACAAACCGAACAAACTGGATAAATTGAATAAGCCGGCTGGACCAAATGAACCTGATCAACCGAATATCGCCTCAACCCGGTGGCGTAGCGTAATTGATCATAAATCCATGCAATATTTCTTTGAATCGGCCTTATCTCCCAATATCTTTTGGGTCGACCTGAAAAAGATTGATTTCTCTCCACGTGATGGCAGCGCCATGAAACTGGATCTGGGGCCGAACCAAAGTACGATCTACTCCGGGCAGGTTTCAGAGCAATTTAAGAAAGCAGAGCCCTTCAAGTTCGCCGGAATATAA